In one window of Ruminococcus hominis DNA:
- a CDS encoding YunG family protein, whose product MSGAIKKALENLEEIVPAGADGSYYQGQKLAEKRCREVAAFPGIDTLHKLYAVLRKTWTAETAYPSCQAEWVSTDPSYGQCAITAMLVYDMFGGSIHRIRVNGGGTHYFNKIDGCYVDLTREQFDLYDIPIVYEPNEQMKREYCGKNPDTKGRYHQLQKNIIRYLKIE is encoded by the coding sequence ATGAGTGGTGCAATAAAAAAGGCTTTGGAAAATTTGGAAGAAATAGTGCCGGCTGGTGCTGATGGTTCTTATTATCAGGGACAGAAATTGGCTGAAAAAAGATGTCGGGAAGTAGCTGCATTCCCTGGGATTGATACATTACATAAGTTGTATGCAGTGTTGAGAAAAACGTGGACGGCAGAGACAGCATATCCGTCATGTCAGGCAGAATGGGTTTCGACCGATCCTTCCTACGGGCAATGTGCTATTACAGCAATGCTTGTTTATGATATGTTTGGAGGAAGTATTCATCGTATCAGAGTGAACGGAGGAGGAACACATTATTTCAATAAAATTGATGGATGTTATGTCGATCTTACCCGTGAGCAATTCGATTTATACGATATTCCGATCGTATACGAACCTAATGAGCAAATGAAAAGAGAGTATTGTGGAAAGAATCCTGACACTAAAGGGCGATACCATCAGTTGCAGAAAAATATTATTCGTTATTTAAAGATTGAATGA
- a CDS encoding DUF1294 domain-containing protein, whose product MMKLSCFWIFLYLHTENVQVDAILTICSLIGGSAGILLAILLFDRKAVKDNMMSRVFIACVFVIEVIILLMVKGHHADHITLAFWEFFAKYKILLIYLAVINFIAFAAYAVDKVNAAEHRSRIRIVTLLGLAFVGGSVGSLLAMYLLRHKTRKNYFTVGVPLIMVMQVVVIFYAMNAGW is encoded by the coding sequence ATGATGAAGTTAAGTTGCTTTTGGATATTTTTATATTTGCATACCGAAAATGTACAAGTTGATGCTATTTTAACTATCTGCTCATTAATTGGTGGTTCTGCAGGAATATTGTTGGCGATACTGCTATTTGATCGTAAAGCTGTCAAAGACAATATGATGTCAAGAGTGTTTATCGCATGTGTATTTGTGATAGAAGTTATAATATTATTGATGGTAAAAGGACATCATGCAGATCACATAACACTGGCATTTTGGGAGTTTTTTGCAAAATATAAAATATTACTGATATACTTAGCAGTTATCAATTTTATAGCTTTCGCAGCTTATGCGGTGGATAAAGTTAATGCAGCCGAGCATCGTTCAAGAATTAGAATTGTAACATTACTAGGTTTAGCATTTGTTGGTGGTTCGGTTGGCAGTTTATTGGCAATGTATTTATTACGTCATAAAACAAGGAAAAATTATTTCACTGTTGGTGTTCCATTAATAATGGTAATGCAAGTAGTGGTGATTTTTTACGCAATGAATGCAGGATGGTAA
- a CDS encoding NAD-dependent protein deacetylase has product MSCYENLVMKTQMNYSRHYSTYASGGTAVVLSKQKPLPYEEQIQEFVRRVQEAECIIVGGASGLSAAGGGDFYYSDTPSFREHFGKFADKYGFKGAFSGMMHRFSTRNEHWGYVATFLNTTQNAPIREPYLDLDRILQGKDFHILTTNQDTQFVKIYPEEKVSEIQGDHRFFQCSQCCQDETWDAVQPVADMIAAMGEGTMVPDELIPRCPHCGAEMFPWVRGYGNFLQGKKYEEEYEKISKYIQKNKDRKILLIELGVGRMTPMFIQEPFWELTNSLKDAYYISVNSEYQFLPKFIEDKGIAILGDIGTVLKDLRKVKEESAFV; this is encoded by the coding sequence ATGAGCTGTTATGAAAATTTGGTAATGAAAACACAAATGAACTATTCCAGACACTATAGTACCTATGCATCCGGTGGTACTGCTGTAGTGTTGAGCAAACAAAAACCACTTCCTTATGAGGAACAGATTCAGGAATTTGTTCGCAGAGTGCAGGAGGCAGAGTGTATCATAGTAGGCGGAGCATCCGGTTTATCAGCGGCTGGAGGTGGTGACTTTTATTATAGTGATACCCCTTCTTTTCGTGAGCATTTTGGAAAATTTGCAGATAAGTATGGATTCAAAGGTGCTTTTAGCGGCATGATGCATCGGTTTTCTACAAGAAATGAACACTGGGGATATGTGGCAACCTTTTTAAATACTACACAAAATGCCCCTATCAGAGAACCATATCTGGATTTGGATAGAATCTTGCAGGGAAAGGATTTTCATATCTTAACGACTAATCAGGATACACAGTTTGTAAAGATTTATCCGGAAGAAAAGGTCAGTGAGATTCAGGGAGATCATCGTTTCTTCCAGTGTTCTCAGTGTTGTCAGGATGAAACATGGGATGCCGTACAACCTGTGGCAGATATGATTGCGGCTATGGGAGAGGGGACAATGGTGCCGGATGAACTGATTCCTCGCTGCCCTCATTGTGGTGCGGAAATGTTTCCGTGGGTAAGAGGATATGGGAATTTTCTGCAAGGGAAAAAATACGAAGAAGAATATGAGAAAATCTCAAAATACATTCAAAAGAACAAAGATAGAAAAATCCTTTTGATAGAACTTGGAGTAGGGCGCATGACACCGATGTTTATACAGGAACCGTTTTGGGAACTGACAAACAGTTTGAAAGATGCATATTATATCTCCGTAAATTCAGAATATCAGTTTTTGCCGAAATTCATTGAAGATAAGGGGATTGCTATTTTGGGAGATATAGGAACAGTGTTAAAAGATTTGCGGAAAGTAAAAGAGGAAAGTGCATTTGTATAG
- a CDS encoding GGDEF domain-containing protein, producing MKKRKVVILSIAIIVVALLLEGSILKYVNDKNAYRTSKVLLDRVITVLDKNDKSKAELIESLKDDYIVRAEAVSYIIDAKPEVEYDVDELQKIAKLMAIDEIHLFNEQGCIYSGSLPKYFGYSFNSGAQIGYFKPMLENKSLTMCQDVTPNTSEGKKMMYAITWNEDRTKMIQVGIEPKRLLKEMKQNAVSSVVAGMPVYKGMEIVVADEDTQVINGATDSNKIGKNLNEIGMSLDNLCVDDASATHIRVDGKRCRCMVRQDDKYIVVVTVEDAFYLQGSIMAIFIVGAYLVLASCCITYMFSKILKERLEKEKLIYTSNTDELTRCFNRRAYENDINLLKLSDSWIYMSMDLNGLKRANDSYGHAAGDELICAAADCMKNSFNEYGKIYRVGGDEFVVIITEKTEQFEDIRHSFDVHVANWSGEFVDSMSVSYGWVFSTERNWNSVYEVSKAADKRMYESKERFYNENGGR from the coding sequence ATGAAGAAGAGAAAAGTTGTAATTTTATCTATAGCAATAATTGTTGTTGCGTTGTTACTTGAAGGAAGTATTTTGAAATATGTTAATGATAAGAATGCGTATAGAACATCAAAGGTGCTTCTTGATCGTGTGATTACTGTGCTTGATAAAAATGATAAAAGTAAGGCAGAACTTATCGAATCGTTGAAGGATGATTATATTGTAAGAGCTGAGGCGGTGTCTTATATTATCGATGCCAAGCCGGAAGTTGAATATGATGTTGATGAGTTGCAGAAAATTGCAAAGTTGATGGCAATTGATGAGATACATTTGTTTAATGAGCAGGGATGTATTTATAGCGGTTCGCTGCCAAAGTATTTCGGTTATAGCTTTAATTCCGGAGCACAGATAGGATATTTTAAGCCGATGTTGGAGAATAAATCGTTGACAATGTGCCAGGATGTTACTCCGAATACTTCTGAAGGTAAGAAAATGATGTATGCAATTACCTGGAATGAGGATAGGACGAAGATGATCCAGGTTGGGATTGAGCCAAAGCGACTTCTTAAAGAGATGAAGCAGAATGCAGTTTCTAGTGTAGTGGCTGGAATGCCGGTATATAAAGGTATGGAAATTGTTGTTGCGGATGAGGATACTCAGGTTATCAACGGTGCAACAGACAGCAATAAAATTGGAAAAAATCTGAATGAAATTGGAATGTCATTGGATAATCTCTGTGTTGATGATGCAAGCGCAACCCATATTAGAGTGGACGGAAAACGTTGTAGATGTATGGTGCGGCAGGATGATAAATATATTGTTGTTGTAACAGTAGAGGACGCATTTTATTTGCAAGGAAGTATCATGGCAATTTTTATAGTAGGTGCATATCTGGTATTAGCATCATGTTGTATAACATATATGTTTTCGAAAATTTTAAAAGAAAGATTAGAAAAAGAGAAATTGATATATACGTCAAATACAGACGAACTTACCAGATGTTTTAATAGGCGAGCATACGAGAATGATATAAATCTGCTTAAGCTTAGTGATTCGTGGATATATATGTCCATGGATTTGAACGGATTGAAACGGGCGAATGATTCTTATGGACATGCGGCAGGTGATGAACTTATATGTGCAGCGGCAGATTGCATGAAGAACAGCTTTAATGAATATGGGAAGATATATAGAGTCGGCGGTGATGAGTTTGTTGTTATCATTACAGAGAAGACAGAGCAGTTTGAAGATATAAGACATAGTTTTGATGTTCATGTGGCAAATTGGAGCGGTGAATTTGTGGATTCAATGAGTGTCTCATACGGATGGGTTTTCAGTACAGAGAGAAATTGGAATAGTGTGTATGAGGTTTCAAAAGCCGCAGATAAGAGAATGTATGAAAGTAAAGAGCGCTTTTATAACGAAAACGGTGGACGATAG
- a CDS encoding NAD-dependent protein deacetylase, SIR2 family: protein MNVYQEISQIIKEADGILIGASNGLSIAEGYNIFADDTWFQENMGDFREKYGLRCVLHGFSVPMKVEEKWAFVSRLVKAKAMQDEPSEIMKNIYALVKDKEYFVVTSNAEDHFVPAGFEADRVFEMEGKLTQMRCKNRCHDEVYPNQKAVLAMTEEEVNGRVPKELLPKCPKCGGDMEVNWGEMSSFTETKNWKEKAARYQEFIQNLHGKKLVILEFGIGWRNQMIKAPLMQLAAVEPQARYITFNKGEIYIPEEIKEKSIGVDGNLTEALKEIREGRID from the coding sequence ATGAATGTATATCAAGAGATAAGTCAAATCATCAAAGAAGCAGATGGTATTTTGATTGGAGCCAGTAATGGTTTGTCTATCGCAGAGGGATATAACATTTTTGCAGATGACACATGGTTTCAGGAAAATATGGGAGATTTCAGAGAAAAATACGGACTGCGTTGTGTTTTACACGGATTTTCAGTGCCAATGAAGGTAGAAGAAAAGTGGGCGTTTGTAAGCAGACTTGTTAAGGCAAAAGCTATGCAGGATGAGCCGAGTGAGATTATGAAAAACATCTATGCACTAGTAAAGGATAAAGAATATTTCGTAGTAACTTCCAATGCGGAAGATCATTTTGTGCCGGCAGGTTTTGAGGCAGACCGTGTTTTTGAAATGGAAGGGAAATTAACCCAGATGCGGTGCAAGAACAGATGTCATGACGAGGTCTATCCTAATCAAAAAGCAGTTCTCGCCATGACAGAAGAGGAAGTAAACGGAAGAGTACCCAAAGAGTTACTGCCGAAATGTCCAAAATGCGGTGGAGATATGGAAGTAAATTGGGGTGAGATGTCCTCATTTACAGAAACGAAAAATTGGAAGGAAAAGGCTGCCCGCTATCAAGAATTTATTCAGAATTTACATGGAAAGAAGCTGGTAATTCTGGAATTTGGCATTGGCTGGAGAAATCAGATGATTAAAGCTCCTTTGATGCAGCTTGCAGCAGTAGAACCACAGGCAAGATATATCACATTTAACAAAGGCGAAATTTACATTCCAGAGGAAATCAAAGAAAAATCCATCGGTGTGGATGGTAATCTTACGGAAGCGTTAAAGGAAATCAGAGAGGGAAGGATAGACTAA
- the hcp gene encoding hydroxylamine reductase, with protein MENKMFCYQCEQTAGCTGCTGNAGVCGKSANTARLQDELTGALIGLARAVEGNEHLVNEEMNQLVLEGLFTTVTNVNFNDETLKILIYKIENEKKKLVPNCFTCSGSCGRNDNFDMNTLWTTDEDVRSLKSLILFGIRGMAAYAYHASVLGYTDETISKFFYKALFAVGMKDWGMDELLPIVLEVGEVNLRCMELLDQANTTTYGTPVPTTVPLTIEKGPFIIITGHDLKDLQLLLEQTKDKGINIYTHGEMLPAHAYPEFKKYSHLKGNFGTAWQNQQKEFDNIPGAILYTTNCLMPVKPSYADRVFTTEVVSYPEMVHIGEEKDFTPVIEKALALGGYTKDQHMTGINGGIQVTTGFSHGTVLSVADQVIEAVKNGDIKHFFLVGGCDGARVGRNYYTEFVKQSPADSIILTLACGKYRFNDLDLGTIGGLPRIMDMGQCNDAYSAIKVAIALAEAFECDVNELPLSMVLSWYEQKAVCILLTLLYLGIKNIHLGPTLPAFISPNVLNFLVENYGISPISTPEEDLKKLLNK; from the coding sequence ATGGAAAATAAAATGTTTTGTTATCAATGTGAACAGACCGCAGGATGTACAGGATGTACCGGAAATGCAGGAGTATGCGGAAAGTCCGCCAATACTGCAAGATTACAGGATGAGCTTACAGGAGCATTAATCGGACTTGCTCGTGCAGTCGAGGGCAATGAGCACCTTGTAAACGAAGAGATGAATCAATTAGTTCTTGAGGGATTGTTTACAACCGTTACAAACGTAAACTTTAATGATGAGACATTAAAAATTTTAATTTATAAGATAGAAAATGAAAAAAAGAAATTAGTACCAAATTGCTTTACATGTTCCGGCTCATGTGGAAGAAACGATAATTTTGATATGAATACTCTCTGGACTACTGATGAAGATGTTCGTTCCTTAAAATCCTTAATACTTTTTGGGATTCGTGGAATGGCTGCATATGCATATCATGCAAGTGTACTTGGATATACCGATGAAACAATCAGCAAATTCTTCTATAAGGCACTTTTTGCAGTCGGAATGAAGGATTGGGGAATGGATGAACTGCTTCCTATTGTATTAGAGGTTGGAGAAGTGAATTTAAGATGTATGGAACTTTTAGATCAGGCAAATACTACAACTTATGGAACTCCTGTACCAACAACAGTACCTCTTACAATTGAAAAAGGACCATTTATTATTATTACCGGTCATGATTTAAAAGATTTACAACTTTTATTAGAGCAGACAAAAGATAAAGGAATCAATATTTATACACATGGTGAAATGCTCCCGGCGCATGCATATCCAGAATTTAAGAAGTACTCTCATTTAAAGGGAAACTTTGGTACAGCATGGCAGAATCAGCAGAAAGAGTTTGATAATATTCCTGGAGCAATTCTTTACACGACGAACTGTCTTATGCCTGTAAAACCAAGCTACGCAGACAGAGTATTTACAACAGAAGTTGTATCTTATCCGGAAATGGTACACATAGGAGAAGAAAAGGATTTTACACCGGTGATTGAAAAGGCACTCGCCTTAGGTGGATATACCAAAGACCAGCATATGACGGGAATTAATGGTGGAATACAGGTGACAACTGGTTTCTCACATGGAACTGTATTATCTGTAGCAGATCAGGTGATTGAAGCAGTAAAGAATGGAGATATTAAACATTTCTTCCTGGTTGGTGGATGTGATGGAGCCAGAGTAGGAAGAAACTACTACACAGAGTTTGTAAAACAGTCTCCTGCAGACAGCATTATTTTGACGCTTGCATGTGGAAAATATAGGTTCAACGATTTAGATTTAGGAACAATCGGAGGACTTCCGAGAATCATGGACATGGGACAGTGTAATGATGCTTATAGTGCAATCAAGGTCGCAATCGCTTTAGCAGAAGCATTTGAATGTGATGTAAATGAACTTCCGCTATCGATGGTACTTTCATGGTACGAGCAGAAGGCCGTATGTATTTTACTTACACTTCTCTATCTCGGAATCAAGAACATTCACCTCGGACCAACATTACCAGCATTTATTTCGCCAAATGTGCTGAATTTTCTAGTAGAGAATTATGGGATTTCTCCAATTAGTACACCGGAAGAGGATCTAAAAAAGTTATTAAATAAATAA
- a CDS encoding Crp/Fnr family transcriptional regulator, which translates to MEKYMNILTNTPLFQGISEAEILPMLKCLSVSIKNYSKGEYLLRSGDKVQTIGMILSGQALIINDDVWGNRNIITELSSGMLYGESYACISSVPAQISVIANENLTVMLFNINHIITTCSSSCSFHTRLIHNLLEIIARKNVRLMNKIDHISKKNLRDKILNYLSCESMHAGSNTFTIPYDRQGLADYLNADRSALSNELSKLQKEGVLSYKKNTFSLKY; encoded by the coding sequence ATGGAAAAATATATGAACATCTTAACGAATACACCTTTGTTTCAAGGAATTTCAGAAGCAGAAATTCTTCCAATGCTTAAATGTCTATCTGTCAGCATTAAAAATTATTCAAAAGGTGAATACCTGCTAAGAAGTGGCGATAAGGTACAAACTATCGGCATGATTCTATCTGGCCAGGCTCTCATAATAAATGATGATGTCTGGGGGAATCGCAATATTATTACAGAGCTGTCATCAGGAATGCTCTATGGCGAAAGCTATGCCTGCATCAGCAGTGTTCCTGCTCAAATCAGTGTTATTGCCAATGAAAATCTCACCGTCATGCTTTTCAATATAAATCATATTATTACAACCTGTTCTTCATCTTGCAGTTTCCATACAAGATTGATTCATAACCTATTAGAGATAATAGCAAGAAAAAATGTAAGATTGATGAACAAAATAGATCATATTTCTAAGAAAAATTTACGTGACAAGATACTTAATTACTTGTCTTGCGAATCGATGCATGCCGGCTCTAACACATTTACAATCCCTTACGATAGGCAAGGGCTGGCAGATTATCTGAATGCAGATCGAAGTGCTCTATCTAATGAATTAAGCAAATTACAAAAAGAAGGTGTCCTCTCTTACAAGAAAAACACCTTCTCTTTGAAGTATTAG
- a CDS encoding DUF438 domain-containing protein: MSKKIDLNWSVYDITKTYPEVIDIMANLGFDEIKKPAILNSVGRIMTIPKGAKAKGISIPVVIAELIKNGFEITGNMPDISSMGSKQFQAKETGNTVLLKDYLKRLGNGEDLESVKKDFVQNFSDVDASEIMKAEQELIKEGTPITEVQKLCDVHSALFHGLTKEEKIANAEKAVEESLKKEETSEMTTMTDAYVRKHELAKALRETKGHPLYSFTEANEKFSKEIADIRGALEKGEDVSKKISDFRQIAIHYAKKGDLIYPLLKVRYEISGPSYVMWSVDDEIRDELAAIDKECNHDEEWIKRVQAVLTRADEMIYKETNILFPICAMNFTAEEWYEIYEDAKDYALVYGIDNRWEEAEKYVQDKKNRHEAAIYEGEIVMGGGHMSAAQLEAMLNTLPIEITFIDDNNINRFFNEGAKVFKRPGMAIDREVFSCHPPKIEPMVRSIIESFKNHTRDSVPVWMEKQGKPFLVTYYAVRDKKDNYLGTVEVVQDMQFAKEHFTS; the protein is encoded by the coding sequence ATGAGTAAAAAAATTGATTTAAACTGGTCGGTGTATGATATTACGAAAACTTATCCAGAAGTGATTGATATTATGGCAAATCTTGGGTTTGATGAAATTAAGAAGCCGGCTATACTAAACTCCGTTGGACGAATTATGACAATTCCTAAGGGTGCAAAGGCAAAAGGAATTTCGATTCCGGTTGTTATAGCAGAACTGATAAAAAATGGTTTTGAAATTACTGGTAATATGCCAGATATTTCTTCTATGGGGAGCAAACAATTTCAAGCCAAAGAGACTGGCAATACAGTATTACTGAAGGATTATTTAAAGAGACTTGGAAATGGAGAAGATTTAGAAAGTGTTAAAAAAGATTTTGTCCAGAATTTTTCTGATGTAGATGCTTCTGAAATTATGAAGGCAGAGCAGGAACTTATAAAAGAGGGAACACCTATTACAGAGGTGCAGAAACTGTGTGATGTGCATAGTGCATTGTTTCATGGCTTAACCAAAGAAGAAAAAATAGCAAATGCTGAAAAGGCAGTCGAAGAATCTTTAAAAAAGGAAGAAACATCCGAAATGACAACTATGACGGATGCATATGTCAGAAAACATGAGCTTGCAAAAGCACTCAGAGAAACAAAGGGTCATCCTCTTTATTCTTTTACAGAAGCAAATGAGAAGTTTAGCAAAGAAATAGCAGATATTAGAGGTGCACTGGAAAAGGGCGAAGATGTAAGCAAAAAAATATCAGATTTTAGACAAATAGCAATACACTATGCAAAAAAGGGTGATTTGATTTATCCACTCCTTAAAGTTCGCTATGAAATATCAGGACCATCGTATGTTATGTGGTCTGTTGATGATGAAATCAGAGATGAATTAGCGGCAATAGATAAGGAATGCAATCATGACGAAGAATGGATTAAAAGAGTACAAGCTGTTTTAACAAGAGCGGATGAAATGATTTATAAAGAGACTAATATACTGTTCCCTATCTGCGCAATGAATTTTACAGCCGAAGAATGGTATGAAATCTATGAAGATGCCAAAGACTATGCATTAGTGTATGGCATTGATAATAGATGGGAAGAAGCAGAAAAATATGTGCAGGATAAAAAGAATCGTCATGAGGCGGCTATTTATGAAGGTGAAATAGTAATGGGCGGTGGACATATGAGTGCAGCACAGTTGGAAGCTATGCTTAATACGTTGCCAATAGAGATTACATTTATCGATGATAATAATATAAATCGTTTCTTTAATGAAGGAGCGAAAGTGTTCAAACGCCCTGGCATGGCAATTGACAGAGAAGTATTCTCTTGTCATCCGCCTAAGATAGAACCAATGGTTCGCTCCATTATAGAAAGTTTTAAAAATCATACTCGTGATAGCGTTCCGGTTTGGATGGAAAAGCAGGGAAAACCATTTTTAGTTACTTATTATGCAGTGAGAGACAAAAAAGATAATTATCTTGGAACTGTAGAAGTGGTACAGGATATGCAGTTTGCAAAAGAGCACTTTACAAGTTAA
- a CDS encoding PAS domain-containing hybrid sensor histidine kinase/response regulator, with product MKENRDDIKSQLYYMDEILHKISSMSQAENEKQLDNMTLSMLKSIGKYTAADRAYVFEWSSEKKESFKNTFEWCAAGIEPQIQNLQEVPVCLMQNWVETFIQKKNIIIYDLEAIAKETPQEYEILKPQNIHSLIAMPIYTNHKFIGFIGLDNPNLNQDRMSMNLLSDVGCHLGSVRENLRMMKELMIKNRILSGLSRDYTTAFVLNLDTDEYEFVFNQKTNHAQKHEELRAFSDYVDAYASTFALPEFRDVMRRELDRNEIKKHFETEDEYHFSFETSPNAAGLSCFQAHIVKEYEEGSHFAFLGFRSIDEIVQKERFYKDSLQKVNQALKHQLDMITSALPGGVKISNDDPEYSFKYVSEHFAQMLGYDTPEELMEASGGTIVDLAHPDDLEQGIAQALEQYSKADHYEITYRMRCKNGSWKYIEDRGHKIRKPDGVIEHWNLILDKNELVEKTIALKSEKKANQSKSDFLSRMSHDMRTPLNGIIGLMDICMKHPEDRILVDSSRLKARVAADHLLSLINDTLELSKLENEEVKLAKEDFYLPELLHEVETIAQMRADEECITIHFMDAPYSIPYPNLIGSSLHVKQIFLNLITNSIKYNHKNGTVDCYLKEEKESDERVLVDVTIKDTGIGMSEDFLKNIFRPFVQADQGARSQYKGTGLGMAIVKKLLDRMGGTIQIDSVENQGTTIHVVIPFEIAEEPAAVQEMSELPKENLSGCRILLAEDNELNREIAAFLLKDEGISVTEAEDGQQAVECFLKMPEGYYDAVLMDIMMPVMDGYQAARAIRGSGKKDAEMIPIIAITANAFAEDKRKTMEAGMDAHLSKPLNVQELMDTIRKFCAGKQICQ from the coding sequence ATGAAAGAAAATAGAGATGATATAAAAAGTCAATTGTATTACATGGATGAAATCCTTCATAAGATTTCTTCTATGAGTCAGGCAGAGAATGAAAAACAACTGGATAATATGACATTATCTATGCTGAAGAGCATTGGAAAATATACAGCAGCAGACAGAGCGTATGTTTTTGAATGGAGTTCAGAAAAAAAGGAAAGTTTTAAAAATACATTTGAATGGTGTGCCGCAGGAATCGAACCACAGATACAGAATCTGCAGGAAGTTCCTGTCTGCCTGATGCAGAACTGGGTAGAAACATTTATCCAGAAGAAAAATATCATCATTTATGATCTGGAAGCAATCGCAAAAGAAACTCCACAGGAATATGAAATTTTAAAGCCTCAGAATATTCATTCCCTGATTGCTATGCCGATTTATACAAATCATAAATTTATCGGATTTATCGGATTGGATAACCCGAATCTGAATCAGGATAGGATGTCCATGAATCTGTTATCTGATGTGGGATGCCATCTGGGAAGTGTTCGTGAAAACCTGAGAATGATGAAGGAACTGATGATAAAGAACAGGATTTTGTCAGGACTGAGCCGTGATTATACGACAGCTTTTGTTTTAAATCTGGATACGGATGAGTATGAGTTTGTATTTAATCAGAAGACAAATCATGCCCAGAAACATGAAGAGCTCAGAGCATTTTCAGATTATGTGGATGCATATGCTTCTACATTTGCACTTCCGGAATTTCGTGATGTAATGCGTCGGGAACTGGACCGTAACGAGATTAAAAAGCATTTTGAAACAGAAGACGAATATCATTTCTCTTTTGAGACGTCACCAAATGCAGCAGGGCTGTCCTGTTTTCAGGCACATATTGTAAAAGAGTACGAGGAAGGCAGCCATTTTGCGTTCCTTGGTTTCCGAAGTATAGATGAGATCGTACAGAAAGAGCGTTTTTATAAAGATTCTTTGCAAAAAGTAAATCAGGCACTTAAGCATCAGCTGGACATGATCACATCTGCACTGCCGGGTGGTGTGAAAATCAGCAATGATGATCCGGAATATTCTTTTAAGTATGTTTCAGAGCATTTTGCACAGATGCTGGGATATGATACTCCGGAGGAATTGATGGAAGCTTCTGGAGGGACGATTGTTGACCTGGCGCATCCGGACGATCTGGAACAGGGAATTGCACAGGCGTTGGAGCAGTATAGTAAAGCGGATCATTATGAAATCACATATCGAATGAGATGCAAAAATGGATCTTGGAAATATATTGAGGACAGGGGACACAAAATCCGCAAACCGGATGGAGTAATCGAACACTGGAATCTGATTCTGGATAAAAATGAACTGGTGGAAAAAACCATTGCCCTGAAAAGCGAGAAAAAAGCAAACCAGAGTAAATCGGATTTTCTTTCCAGAATGTCCCATGATATGCGGACACCATTGAATGGAATTATCGGACTTATGGATATCTGCATGAAGCACCCGGAGGACAGAATATTGGTGGATTCCAGTCGTCTTAAGGCAAGAGTAGCGGCAGACCATCTGTTGTCGCTGATCAATGACACGCTGGAACTGAGTAAACTGGAAAATGAAGAGGTAAAACTGGCTAAAGAAGATTTTTATCTGCCGGAGCTGCTTCATGAGGTGGAAACCATTGCACAGATGAGGGCAGATGAAGAGTGTATTACGATTCATTTTATGGATGCTCCTTATTCGATTCCATATCCGAATCTTATCGGAAGTTCCCTGCATGTAAAACAGATATTTTTAAATTTGATCACAAACAGTATTAAATACAACCATAAAAATGGAACTGTGGATTGCTACTTGAAAGAAGAGAAGGAATCCGATGAAAGAGTGCTGGTAGATGTGACTATAAAAGATACGGGAATCGGAATGTCAGAGGATTTCCTGAAGAATATATTTCGTCCATTTGTTCAGGCTGATCAGGGAGCAAGATCGCAGTATAAAGGTACTGGACTAGGCATGGCGATTGTAAAGAAACTGCTTGATCGCATGGGTGGAACCATTCAGATTGACAGTGTGGAAAATCAGGGCACTACCATACATGTGGTCATACCTTTTGAAATAGCAGAAGAACCTGCAGCTGTACAGGAAATGTCTGAGTTACCAAAGGAAAACCTGTCCGGGTGCCGTATTCTATTGGCAGAGGATAACGAGCTCAACAGGGAAATTGCGGCATTCCTTCTGAAAGATGAGGGGATTTCCGTCACAGAGGCGGAAGATGGACAGCAGGCAGTGGAATGTTTCCTAAAAATGCCTGAAGGATATTACGATGCGGTTCTAATGGATATCATGATGCCTGTGATGGACGGATATCAGGCAGCTAGGGCGATTCGTGGCAGTGGAAAGAAAGATGCAGAAATGATTCCAATCATTGCCATAACAGCCAATGCTTTTGCTGAAGATAAAAGAAAGACGATGGAGGCAGGGATGGATGCGCACTTGTCAAAACCTTTAAATGTACAGGAACTGATGGATACAATCCGAAAATTCTGTGCTGGTAAGCAGATATGTCAGTGA